One segment of Stomatobaculum sp. F0698 DNA contains the following:
- a CDS encoding MATE family efflux transporter yields the protein MKEMMRSKKAAIVDMTAGSPTALILGFAIPMLLGTLFQQFYSMADTVIVGRYLSINALAGVGSTAAINFLINGFVIGMSSGFAIPVAQRFGARDYTDMRKFIANTIWLSLIFSFVVTGLVAIFTKPLLIWTQTPEEIMPYAYQYIFIIFLGIPTTYLYNVTASLIRALGDSKTPVYFLILASVINIVLDFVTIVGFGFSVNGPALATVFSQAVSGILCIFYMRKKFPLLRFAPRELNFDRRKCEILLAMALPMGLQYSITAIGSVIVQSAVNMLGTVTVAAVTAGQKISMFLCSVYDALGATMATYAGQNVGAGKLRRVKEGVYVATRIGILYGLLAFLLCFLFGDKLPQLFISAEQTEILQQAKLFLLANAAFYGALTVVNVWRFTIQGMGYSVFAILAGVAEMAARTFMGFVGVRFFGIYAIFFASPLAWLAADCFLIPAFHHCHRKLCLLLGLKEE from the coding sequence TCATTTTGGGATTTGCGATTCCCATGTTACTGGGAACCTTGTTCCAGCAGTTTTACAGCATGGCGGATACGGTAATCGTGGGACGTTACCTCAGCATCAATGCACTTGCGGGCGTTGGTTCCACGGCGGCGATTAACTTCCTGATCAACGGCTTTGTGATCGGTATGTCCTCGGGCTTTGCGATTCCGGTGGCACAGCGCTTCGGTGCGCGTGATTATACGGATATGCGCAAGTTTATCGCGAATACCATATGGCTCAGCCTGATTTTTTCGTTTGTCGTGACGGGACTCGTTGCGATCTTTACGAAGCCCCTCCTCATATGGACGCAGACGCCGGAGGAAATCATGCCCTATGCCTATCAATATATCTTTATCATCTTCCTTGGCATTCCGACCACTTATCTCTACAACGTGACGGCGAGCCTGATTCGTGCCCTGGGAGACTCGAAGACACCGGTGTACTTCTTGATTCTCGCATCGGTCATCAACATTGTCCTCGACTTTGTGACGATTGTCGGGTTCGGCTTCAGCGTGAACGGTCCCGCGCTTGCGACCGTGTTCTCGCAGGCGGTCTCCGGTATTCTGTGCATCTTTTATATGCGGAAGAAGTTTCCGTTGCTCCGTTTTGCGCCGCGGGAGCTTAACTTTGACCGCAGAAAATGCGAAATCCTGCTTGCAATGGCCTTGCCGATGGGATTGCAGTATTCGATTACGGCAATCGGTTCGGTCATTGTGCAGAGCGCGGTCAATATGCTCGGCACGGTGACGGTTGCGGCTGTGACGGCGGGACAGAAGATCAGCATGTTCCTCTGCTCTGTCTACGATGCGTTGGGTGCGACCATGGCCACCTATGCGGGTCAGAATGTCGGCGCGGGCAAGTTGCGTCGTGTCAAGGAAGGCGTTTATGTGGCGACGCGAATCGGCATACTCTACGGGCTTCTCGCCTTCCTGCTCTGCTTCCTCTTTGGTGACAAGCTGCCGCAGCTCTTCATCTCAGCGGAGCAGACGGAAATTTTGCAACAGGCAAAGCTCTTCCTGCTTGCAAACGCAGCCTTCTATGGCGCCCTTACGGTGGTCAATGTGTGGCGCTTTACGATTCAGGGCATGGGCTATTCCGTCTTTGCAATCTTGGCGGGCGTTGCGGAGATGGCAGCGCGCACCTTCATGGGCTTTGTCGGCGTTCGCTTCTTCGGTATCTACGCAATCTTCTTTGCGTCACCGCTCGCCTGGCTTGCCGCGGATTGCTTCTTAATTCCCGCGTTTCATCACTGCCACAGAAAGCTCTGCCTTTTGCTCGGCTTGAAGGAAGAGTGA
- a CDS encoding patatin-like phospholipase family protein: MKRGLVMEGGGMRGLFTAGVTDVFLENKIVFEGAIGTSAGAVFGCNYKSNQPGRVLRYNLKYGADPRYGSLRSLLLTGDFYNKDFAYREVPFEKFPFDTETFQKNPMEFYVVCTDVETGRPFYYRCEKGDAHDVEYMRASASMPLVARIVEVDGHKLLDGGITDSIPLKKMLSLGYEKNVVILTRPKGYRKERGASGTIVGAALRGYPRASLAMKMRHLTYNQNIRFVEEEAERGRALLIYPREELGISRIASDPGELMRVYELGRGAGLRALERVRAYLGE; encoded by the coding sequence ATGAAACGTGGATTGGTCATGGAAGGCGGCGGCATGCGCGGGCTCTTTACCGCGGGGGTCACGGATGTCTTCCTGGAAAATAAAATTGTCTTTGAGGGCGCCATCGGCACTTCCGCGGGCGCTGTGTTCGGTTGCAACTATAAGTCCAATCAGCCGGGGCGCGTGCTCCGCTATAATCTGAAATACGGCGCGGACCCGCGCTACGGCTCGCTTCGATCCCTCTTGCTGACAGGCGACTTCTATAACAAGGACTTTGCCTATCGCGAGGTGCCGTTTGAAAAGTTCCCCTTTGACACGGAGACCTTTCAAAAGAATCCGATGGAGTTCTATGTGGTCTGCACCGATGTGGAGACCGGGAGGCCCTTTTACTACCGCTGTGAGAAGGGCGATGCGCACGATGTCGAGTACATGCGCGCCTCTGCTTCGATGCCGCTGGTGGCGCGCATTGTCGAGGTGGACGGGCATAAGCTCCTGGACGGCGGCATTACCGATTCGATTCCGCTGAAAAAAATGCTGAGTCTCGGCTATGAGAAAAATGTGGTCATTCTGACGCGTCCCAAGGGCTATCGAAAGGAGCGCGGTGCGTCCGGGACCATCGTCGGGGCTGCGCTGAGGGGCTATCCGCGCGCCTCCCTTGCGATGAAAATGCGCCACCTCACCTACAACCAGAACATACGCTTTGTCGAGGAAGAAGCGGAGCGCGGGCGGGCACTCTTAATTTATCCGCGGGAGGAGCTCGGCATAAGCCGCATTGCGAGCGATCCCGGCGAATTGATGCGCGTCTATGAGCTTGGGCGCGGCGCGGGCTTACGCGCGCTGGAGCGAGTACGCGCCTACCTCGGGGAATGA
- a CDS encoding ECF transporter S component → MYTPKNRILYLSQLALLVAIELVMKLVGLGSVPIGPLSMSFLTVPIAVAAILLGPFAGAVTGAVFGITAFYECVSGTSPLGLALLQFSVFHTFMLCVTMRVLVGICTAWIFRLVLGASKRKNLSFLVGAVAAPLTNTIFFMGYMVLFFYQTEAIQALANALHATNPLAFIVLLVGLQGVIEVVVSGIVSTLIVKVLSRLLAAQQEIR, encoded by the coding sequence ATGTATACACCCAAGAACCGCATCCTCTACCTGAGCCAGCTTGCTCTCCTCGTCGCGATTGAACTCGTGATGAAGTTAGTCGGCCTCGGCTCCGTCCCCATCGGCCCGCTGTCGATGTCCTTCTTAACGGTCCCGATTGCGGTCGCAGCCATCCTGCTCGGGCCCTTCGCGGGCGCCGTGACCGGAGCTGTCTTCGGTATCACCGCCTTTTATGAGTGCGTGAGCGGAACTTCGCCGCTCGGCCTCGCGCTTCTGCAGTTCAGTGTGTTCCACACCTTTATGCTCTGTGTGACCATGCGTGTTCTCGTGGGTATCTGCACCGCATGGATCTTCCGCCTGGTGCTCGGCGCGAGCAAGCGGAAAAATCTCTCCTTCCTGGTCGGCGCCGTCGCAGCGCCCCTCACGAACACGATTTTCTTCATGGGCTACATGGTTCTTTTCTTCTATCAGACCGAGGCGATTCAGGCCCTTGCGAACGCACTGCACGCGACCAATCCCCTTGCCTTCATTGTGCTTCTGGTCGGCCTGCAGGGCGTGATTGAAGTCGTGGTGAGCGGCATCGTGAGCACCCTGATTGTGAAAGTCCTGTCCCGCCTCCTTGCGGCGCAGCAGGAAATTCGCTGA
- a CDS encoding amidophosphoribosyltransferase, producing MGGIFASALKEDCVFDLFFGTDYHSHLGTRRGGMAVYGKKGFDRAIHNIENSPFRTKFADDVKTMEGNLGIGCISDYEAQPLIVRSHHGTYAITTVGRINNLNVLSDELLKNNGSSFLEMSGGFINPTELVAALINRKDNLIEGLRYAQEMIDGSMSIMLLTPQGIYLSRDKLGRTPIVVGRKAEGYCASFESFAYLNLGYEDFRELGPGEIAVMTPEALTTLSAPGKKMRICTFLWVYYGYPSSSYEGVSVEAMRVRCGEELAKRDHMSHEQIDSVAGVPDSGTAHAIGYANESGVPFARPFIKYTPTWPRSFMPTIQDKRDLIAKMKLIPVHELINGQRLLLIDDSIVRGTQLRETTEFLYHSGAKEVHVRPACPPLLFGCKYLNFSRSTGEMELITRRMIRDAEGENVSREVLTDYANPDSERYQAMLDVICKQLNFTTLRYNRLDDLIKAVGIDRDKLCTYCWDGRE from the coding sequence ATGGGAGGCATCTTTGCATCGGCACTCAAAGAGGATTGTGTCTTTGATCTTTTCTTTGGCACGGATTATCACTCGCACCTCGGCACGCGGCGCGGCGGCATGGCCGTCTACGGAAAGAAAGGCTTTGACCGCGCCATTCACAACATAGAAAACAGCCCCTTCCGCACCAAGTTTGCGGATGATGTGAAGACCATGGAGGGAAACCTCGGCATCGGATGTATTTCCGACTACGAGGCGCAGCCTCTCATTGTGCGCTCCCACCACGGCACCTATGCAATCACGACAGTCGGTCGCATCAACAACCTGAATGTGCTCTCGGATGAGCTCTTAAAGAACAACGGCTCCTCCTTCCTCGAGATGAGCGGCGGCTTCATCAATCCGACCGAGTTGGTCGCAGCGCTGATTAACCGCAAAGACAATCTGATCGAGGGACTTCGCTACGCCCAGGAAATGATTGACGGCTCCATGAGCATTATGCTCCTGACCCCGCAGGGCATCTATCTGTCCCGCGACAAGCTCGGTAGAACGCCGATTGTTGTGGGGCGCAAGGCGGAGGGCTACTGCGCCTCCTTCGAGAGTTTTGCCTATCTGAATCTTGGTTACGAGGACTTCCGCGAACTGGGCCCCGGCGAAATTGCCGTGATGACCCCTGAGGCGCTCACAACCCTCTCCGCCCCCGGAAAGAAGATGCGCATCTGCACCTTCCTCTGGGTCTACTACGGCTATCCCTCCTCTTCCTACGAGGGCGTATCCGTCGAGGCCATGCGCGTGCGCTGCGGTGAGGAACTCGCAAAACGCGACCACATGAGCCACGAGCAGATTGACTCGGTGGCAGGTGTTCCGGACTCCGGTACCGCGCACGCAATCGGCTACGCAAATGAGTCCGGCGTTCCGTTCGCACGGCCCTTTATCAAGTACACGCCGACCTGGCCGCGGTCTTTCATGCCGACCATTCAGGATAAGCGAGATCTCATCGCAAAGATGAAGCTGATTCCGGTGCACGAGCTCATCAACGGACAGCGCCTGCTCTTAATCGACGACTCCATTGTCCGCGGCACCCAGCTCCGCGAAACCACCGAGTTCCTGTACCACAGCGGTGCAAAGGAAGTCCATGTTCGTCCGGCCTGCCCGCCGCTGCTCTTCGGCTGTAAGTACCTGAACTTCTCACGCTCGACCGGTGAGATGGAGCTCATCACGCGGCGCATGATACGCGACGCCGAGGGCGAGAATGTGAGCAGAGAAGTTCTGACAGACTATGCAAACCCGGACTCCGAGCGCTATCAGGCGATGCTCGATGTCATCTGCAAGCAGCTGAACTTTACAACCCTCCGCTATAACCGCCTCGACGACCTCATCAAGGCTGTCGGCATCGACCGCGATAAGCTCTGTACCTATTGCTGGGACGGTCGGGAGTAA
- a CDS encoding Tex family protein — MNIHQKIAEELGVRTEQVDAAVNLIDEGATIPFIARYRKEVTGSLDDEQLRTLDTRLTALRNLEERREKIRAAITEQGKMTEALGAQLDAAETLVQLEDIYLPYRPKRSTRATVAIERGLSELADLIWAQKTEKSLEEEAERFISEEKGIGTAALCIQGALDILAERFSDARVIRSYVRDTTKRGGQLCAARREQKGSAEKQNEAEKEREKRAVYETYYDFREPLMKATGYRVLAMNRGEKEKILRVYIEAPSEEILSTLRSRLIKAENKNTAEAMDRAITDSYVRLMAPAVERDIRNELTEAAETGAIEVFRKNLHQLLMQPPIAGEVVLGWDPAFRTGCKLAVVDETGKVLDTAVVYPTMPTNEKKQRAAAEKLREFIEKYGVTLISIGNGTASRESEQFVAEVLKELPQKVSYVITNEAGASVYSASALATEEFPEFDVGQRSAASIARRVQDPLAELVKIDPKSIGVGQYQHDMEQKRLGEALEGVVEDCVNAVGVDLNTASAPLLRYISGITKTTAKNIVSYREENGKFKNRKELLKVSKLGPKAFEQCAGFLRISGGENPLDDTGVHPESYALAKAILEAAGESEEKLREGRLSFKLNKAKRKSLAEQLSVGEVTLESVEKELTTARRDPREDMPKPILKSDVLQIEDLKPGMILRGTVRNVIDFGAFVDIGVHQDGLVHISRMKKGKFVKHPSEVVKVGDIVEVKVVEADVKKQRIGLSMIL; from the coding sequence TTGAACATTCATCAGAAAATCGCAGAGGAACTCGGGGTCCGGACAGAACAGGTGGACGCAGCCGTCAACTTAATTGACGAGGGTGCGACCATCCCCTTTATAGCCCGCTACCGGAAGGAAGTGACCGGCTCGCTGGACGATGAACAGCTGAGAACGCTCGATACGCGGCTCACCGCACTTCGCAATCTGGAAGAGCGCCGCGAAAAGATACGCGCGGCAATCACGGAGCAGGGGAAGATGACGGAGGCGCTCGGCGCGCAGCTTGATGCGGCGGAGACTCTGGTGCAGCTTGAGGACATCTACCTCCCCTATCGCCCGAAGCGCAGCACCCGCGCGACGGTGGCAATCGAGCGCGGCTTAAGTGAGCTCGCGGATCTCATCTGGGCGCAGAAGACAGAGAAGAGCCTCGAGGAAGAGGCCGAGCGCTTCATCTCTGAGGAAAAGGGCATAGGTACGGCGGCACTCTGCATTCAGGGCGCTCTGGACATACTCGCGGAGCGCTTTTCCGACGCGCGTGTCATTCGAAGCTATGTGCGCGATACGACCAAGCGGGGCGGTCAGCTCTGCGCGGCGCGGCGTGAGCAGAAGGGCAGCGCGGAGAAGCAGAACGAGGCGGAGAAGGAGAGAGAGAAGCGGGCGGTCTACGAGACCTACTATGACTTCCGCGAGCCTCTGATGAAGGCGACCGGCTACCGCGTGCTCGCGATGAACCGCGGCGAGAAAGAAAAGATTTTGCGGGTCTACATCGAGGCACCGAGCGAGGAGATTCTTTCGACCCTCCGCAGCCGCCTGATTAAAGCGGAAAACAAGAACACCGCCGAGGCCATGGACCGCGCGATTACGGACAGCTATGTGCGCCTCATGGCACCGGCGGTGGAGCGCGATATTCGAAACGAGCTCACCGAGGCGGCGGAGACGGGGGCCATTGAAGTGTTCCGGAAGAACCTGCATCAGCTGCTCATGCAGCCGCCGATTGCGGGCGAGGTGGTGCTCGGCTGGGACCCGGCGTTCCGCACGGGCTGTAAGCTTGCGGTCGTTGACGAGACCGGCAAGGTGCTGGATACCGCTGTGGTCTACCCGACCATGCCGACCAACGAGAAGAAGCAGCGCGCGGCGGCGGAGAAGCTGAGAGAATTTATCGAGAAGTACGGCGTGACTCTGATTTCAATCGGAAACGGCACGGCTTCCCGCGAGTCCGAGCAGTTTGTCGCGGAGGTCTTAAAAGAACTCCCGCAGAAGGTCTCCTATGTGATCACGAACGAGGCGGGCGCTTCGGTCTACTCCGCGAGTGCGCTCGCGACCGAGGAGTTCCCGGAGTTCGATGTGGGACAGCGCAGTGCGGCCTCGATTGCGCGCCGCGTACAGGACCCGCTCGCGGAGCTCGTGAAGATTGACCCGAAGTCGATCGGCGTTGGGCAGTACCAGCACGACATGGAGCAAAAGCGCCTCGGCGAGGCGCTGGAGGGCGTGGTCGAGGACTGTGTGAACGCGGTCGGCGTGGATTTAAACACGGCTTCGGCTCCTCTGCTCCGCTATATCTCCGGCATCACGAAGACCACGGCAAAGAATATCGTGAGCTATCGCGAGGAGAACGGCAAATTTAAGAACCGAAAGGAGCTCTTAAAAGTCTCGAAGCTCGGCCCCAAGGCCTTTGAGCAGTGCGCGGGCTTCCTTCGTATCAGCGGCGGCGAGAACCCGCTCGACGACACCGGCGTGCACCCGGAGAGCTATGCGCTCGCGAAGGCCATCCTCGAGGCGGCGGGGGAGAGCGAGGAGAAGCTTCGGGAAGGTCGTCTCAGCTTTAAACTCAACAAGGCAAAGCGGAAGTCACTTGCGGAGCAGCTCTCGGTCGGCGAGGTCACGCTCGAGAGTGTCGAGAAGGAACTCACGACGGCGCGGCGCGATCCCCGCGAAGATATGCCGAAGCCCATCTTAAAGAGCGATGTGCTGCAGATTGAGGATTTGAAGCCCGGCATGATACTCCGCGGCACCGTTAGAAACGTCATTGATTTCGGCGCTTTTGTGGACATCGGCGTACACCAGGACGGCCTCGTGCACATCTCCCGCATGAAGAAGGGCAAGTTTGTGAAGCACCCCTCGGAGGTCGTGAAAGTCGGCGATATTGTCGAGGTCAAGGTGGTCGAGGCCGATGTCAAGAAGCAGAGAATCGGGCTGTCGATGATCCTCTGA